Proteins encoded together in one Lathyrus oleraceus cultivar Zhongwan6 chromosome 5, CAAS_Psat_ZW6_1.0, whole genome shotgun sequence window:
- the LOC127084209 gene encoding sugar transport protein 5 isoform X2 — MAGGGFTIDAPSNGFDGKITLSVVITCIVAASSGLIFGYDVGISGGVTTMVPFLQKFFPDILRKSASTEVNVYCVYDSQLLTLFTSSLYLAGLVSILLASKVTATIGRRNTIMLGGAIFFAGASINGGSENIAMLIVGRILLGFGVGFTNQATPLYLSEIAPPKWRGAFSTGFQFFAGIGVVAALCINYATAKHAWGWRLSLGLAVVPAAVMMIGAFLITDTPSSLVERGKIDQARKALIKVRGSSIDIEPELEELIKITEIAKSVQHEPFTTIFKRQYRPHLIMAFAIPLFQQFTGINIVAFYSPNLFQSVGLGHNGALLSALILGLVNLASILVSTALVDRFGRRFLFILGGILMLVCLIAVSALLAIATGVHGTKEISKGTAKLVLVLLCFYAAGFGFSWGPLTWLIPSEIFPLKIRSTGQSIAVGE, encoded by the exons ATGGCTGGTGGAGGATTCACCATTGATGCACCTTCCAATGGCTTCGATGGAAAAATAACACTTTCAGTCGTCATTACTTGCATCGTTGCTGCATCCAGTGGACTCATTTTCGGATATGATGTCGGAATTTCAGGAGGTGTTACAACAATGGTGCCATTTCTTCAAAAATTCTTCCCTGACATTCTAAGAAAATCAGCGAGTACTGAAGTAAACGTGTATTGCGTGTATGACAGTCAATTGTTGACATTATTTACGTCTTCTCTGTATCTAGCTGGTTTAGTTTCAATTCTCTTAGCAAGCAAAGTCACTGCAACTATCGGTCGAAGAAACACCATCATGTTGGGTGGTGCCATCTTTTTTGCTGGTGCTTCCATCAATGGAGGCTCTGAAAATATTGCCATGCTCATCGTTGGTCGGATCCTTCTCGGTTTCGGAGTTGGTTTCACTAATCAA GCGACGCCTTTATACCTTTCAGAAATTGCTCCGCCGAAATGGCGAGGTGCTTTCAGCACAGGCTTCCAGTTCTTTGCAGGAATCGGCGTGGTTGCAGCCCTCTGCATAAATTACGCGACTGCCAAGCACGCGTGGGGCTGGCGGCTCTCTCTTGGACTAGCAGTAGTTCCTGCAGCCGTGATGATGATTGGCGCGTTCCTGATAACGGACACGCCCAGCAGCTTGGTTGAACGTGGCAAGATAGACCAAGCCAGAAAAGCTTTGATCAAAGTCAGAGGATCTTCCATTGATATTGAACCTGAATTAGAAGAACTCATTAAGATAACAGAAATCGCGAAATCAGTGCAACACGAGCCTTTTACGACCATATTTAAGAGACAGTATCGACCTCACTTGATCATGGCATTCGCAATTCCATTGTTTCAACAGTTTACAGGAATCAACATTGTAGCTTTCTATTCACCTAACCTCTTTCAATCAGTGGGTTTGGGACATAATGGTGCTCTACTTTCCGCTCTTATACTCGGACTCGTCAATCTTGCTTCTATCTTAGTCTCCACTGCTCTCGTTGATCGTTTTGGTCGAAGATTCTTGTTCATTTTGGGTGGCATTCTAATGCTTGTTTGCCTT ATTGCAGTGTCTGCATTGCTAGCTATTGCGACTGGTGTTCATGGCACAAAGGAGATATCAAAGGGAACTGCAAAATTGGTGTTGGTGTTACTATGTTTCTATGCTGCAGGTTTTGGTTTTTCGTGGGGGCCACTTACCTGGTTAATTCCGAGTGAAATTTTTCCCTTGAAAATCAGATCAACAGGACAAAGTATAGCAGTTGGG GAATAG
- the LOC127084209 gene encoding sugar transport protein 5 isoform X1, whose amino-acid sequence MAGGGFTIDAPSNGFDGKITLSVVITCIVAASSGLIFGYDVGISGGVTTMVPFLQKFFPDILRKSASTEVNVYCVYDSQLLTLFTSSLYLAGLVSILLASKVTATIGRRNTIMLGGAIFFAGASINGGSENIAMLIVGRILLGFGVGFTNQATPLYLSEIAPPKWRGAFSTGFQFFAGIGVVAALCINYATAKHAWGWRLSLGLAVVPAAVMMIGAFLITDTPSSLVERGKIDQARKALIKVRGSSIDIEPELEELIKITEIAKSVQHEPFTTIFKRQYRPHLIMAFAIPLFQQFTGINIVAFYSPNLFQSVGLGHNGALLSALILGLVNLASILVSTALVDRFGRRFLFILGGILMLVCLIAVSALLAIATGVHGTKEISKGTAKLVLVLLCFYAAGFGFSWGPLTWLIPSEIFPLKIRSTGQSIAVGVQFITLSVLSQTFLTMLCHFKFGAFLFYAFWVAVMTLFIIFFLPETKGIALESMYIVWGKHWFWRRFVKGEVDKNNLP is encoded by the exons ATGGCTGGTGGAGGATTCACCATTGATGCACCTTCCAATGGCTTCGATGGAAAAATAACACTTTCAGTCGTCATTACTTGCATCGTTGCTGCATCCAGTGGACTCATTTTCGGATATGATGTCGGAATTTCAGGAGGTGTTACAACAATGGTGCCATTTCTTCAAAAATTCTTCCCTGACATTCTAAGAAAATCAGCGAGTACTGAAGTAAACGTGTATTGCGTGTATGACAGTCAATTGTTGACATTATTTACGTCTTCTCTGTATCTAGCTGGTTTAGTTTCAATTCTCTTAGCAAGCAAAGTCACTGCAACTATCGGTCGAAGAAACACCATCATGTTGGGTGGTGCCATCTTTTTTGCTGGTGCTTCCATCAATGGAGGCTCTGAAAATATTGCCATGCTCATCGTTGGTCGGATCCTTCTCGGTTTCGGAGTTGGTTTCACTAATCAA GCGACGCCTTTATACCTTTCAGAAATTGCTCCGCCGAAATGGCGAGGTGCTTTCAGCACAGGCTTCCAGTTCTTTGCAGGAATCGGCGTGGTTGCAGCCCTCTGCATAAATTACGCGACTGCCAAGCACGCGTGGGGCTGGCGGCTCTCTCTTGGACTAGCAGTAGTTCCTGCAGCCGTGATGATGATTGGCGCGTTCCTGATAACGGACACGCCCAGCAGCTTGGTTGAACGTGGCAAGATAGACCAAGCCAGAAAAGCTTTGATCAAAGTCAGAGGATCTTCCATTGATATTGAACCTGAATTAGAAGAACTCATTAAGATAACAGAAATCGCGAAATCAGTGCAACACGAGCCTTTTACGACCATATTTAAGAGACAGTATCGACCTCACTTGATCATGGCATTCGCAATTCCATTGTTTCAACAGTTTACAGGAATCAACATTGTAGCTTTCTATTCACCTAACCTCTTTCAATCAGTGGGTTTGGGACATAATGGTGCTCTACTTTCCGCTCTTATACTCGGACTCGTCAATCTTGCTTCTATCTTAGTCTCCACTGCTCTCGTTGATCGTTTTGGTCGAAGATTCTTGTTCATTTTGGGTGGCATTCTAATGCTTGTTTGCCTT ATTGCAGTGTCTGCATTGCTAGCTATTGCGACTGGTGTTCATGGCACAAAGGAGATATCAAAGGGAACTGCAAAATTGGTGTTGGTGTTACTATGTTTCTATGCTGCAGGTTTTGGTTTTTCGTGGGGGCCACTTACCTGGTTAATTCCGAGTGAAATTTTTCCCTTGAAAATCAGATCAACAGGACAAAGTATAGCAGTTGGGGTACAATTCATAACCTTGTCTGTGTTATCACAGACATTCTTAACAATGCTATGTCATTTTAAGTTTGGTGCTTTCTTGTTCTATGCATTTTGGGTTGCAGTGATGACTctatttattatatttttcttACCTGAAACCAAAGGAATAGCTTTGGAGTCGATGTATATTGTATGGGGAAAACACTGGTTTTGGCGGCGGTTTGTTAAAGGAGAAGTTGACAAGAACAATCTTCCATGA